A single genomic interval of Dysidea avara chromosome 8, odDysAvar1.4, whole genome shotgun sequence harbors:
- the LOC136264991 gene encoding tripartite motif-containing protein 2-like, whose product MAANQVTEKVPIYLSCPVCHELYKKPKYLPTCYHSYCEECLVTLQAGSDLICAVCKQTTQIPSDGVKQLPNHLFLTRLADEMTIKQKIERNEEILCIACIRKSPVTSFCSDCATLMCKECDESHKYSSDKQGHSVIQLDQIRSEKKDVQLQLKSTKKAQCQDHDMDLLFYCETCDQLVCHYCTTNDHAGHEHGSVRKMAKQHLDKMNEVIKPVDDMINKLTTSEKEISSTGEKIESQAAEVEQEIDSYFDHLEQKLKQQREGLKRELHEVSTQKKKVILLQQRQLQHARSQLEHVKQLSEAVKSESDHHEALYMKKQISKDVKRLEDSYKTLETKPVEFANQKFSKGHRRSFPYFGYLSYGDNSSFNTAIAYIPAYGQVGKEMKFTITTKDPNHCPCQKGGSKITTQVKPRTGEVFTAEVKDNQDGSYTASFTPTQIGELQVSVFSNGTKINKHPLSVQIHQHTTLDKPNKIVNDDGKMGEPWGIAFAKDGVWAVTDDSNHCVYIFDSQDQLTRKLGSSGNGNGLFHNPRGLAFDANNHLHVVDSNNHRVQKFDINGGYLLQFGNKGSGDGQLNGPFGITVYNNRIFVAEYHNNRISVFHCDGRFSNAFGSSQLNKATDVAVTNNNQVLVVEWGHHCISIFTLDGNYVNKISAQGSEKGQLYYPYSVTTDLYDFIHVTEYSNNRISIFDKDGVFIHCFGSGGTSAGQFSHPRGIAYNPNGSVYVCDQGNKRIQIYSDC is encoded by the coding sequence ATGGCTGCTAATCAAGTAACTGAAAAGGTTCCCATTTATCTCAGTTGCCCTGTTTGCCATGAACTATACAAGAAACCGAAATATCTTCCTACATGTTACCACTCATACTGTGAAGAGTGTCTGGTGACGTTGCAGGCAGGATCTGACTTGATTTGTGCAGTATGTAAACAGACAACTCAAATTCCTTCCGATGGAGTGAAGCAGCTACCCAATCATCTTTTCCTCACTCGTCTTGCTGATGAGATGACTATCAAGCAGAAGATAGAACGAAATGAAGAAATACTATGCATTGCTTGTATTAGAAAGAGTCCAGTAACATCATTTTGTAGTGACTGTGCTACACTGATGTGTAAGGAATGTGATGAGTCTCACAAGTACAGCAGTGACAAGCAAGGTCACAGTGTGATACAGCTTGATCAGATACGGTCTGAGAAGAAAGATGTTCAATTGCAACTCAAGTCAACAAAGAAAGCTCAGTGTCAAGATCATGATATGGATCTACTTTTCTACTGTGAAACATGTGACCAGTTGGTATGTCACTATTGTACTACAAATGATCATGCAGGACATGAACATGGTTCTGTGAGGAAGATGGCAAAACAACATCTAGACAAGATGAATGAAGTTATTAAACCAGTAGATGATATGATTAATAAATTGACCACAAGTGAGAAGGAAATCTCTTCCACCGGTGAGAAGATTGAGTCACAGGCTGCTGAAGTTGAACAAGAAATTGACAGTTACTTTGATCACTTggaacaaaaattaaaacaacaaAGAGAAGGTCTAAAAAGAGAATTACATGAAGTAtcaacacaaaagaaaaaagtaaTTTTACTTCAACAACGACAGCTTCAACATGCACGATCACAACTTGAACATGTGAAACAACTAAGTGAGGCAGTGAAGAGTGAGTCAGATCACCATGAAGCATTGTACATGAAAAAGCAAATCAGTAAAGATGTGAAGAGGTTAGAGGATAGCTACAAAACCCTGGAGACTAAACCAGTAGAATTTGCAAATCAGAAATTTAGCAAAGGACATAGACGATCTTTTCCATACTTTGGCTATCTGTCTTATGGTGACAATTCCTCATTTAATACTGCAATTGCATACATTCCAGCCTACGGACAGGTTGGTAAGGAGATGAAGTTCACCATTACAACCAAAGATCCCAATCATTGCCCTTGCCAAAAAGGAGGTAGTAAAATTACTACTCAAGTAAAGCCAAGAACAGGAGAGGTTTTCACAGCTGAAGTTAAAGACAACCAAGATGGCAGCTATACAGCCTCTTTTACTCCCACCCAAATTGGAGaattacaggtctcagtattcAGTAATGgaacaaaaattaacaaacatcCACTCAGTGTTCAGATACACCAGCACACTACGCTAGATAAACCTAACAAGATTGTGAATGATGATGGAAAGATGGGTGAGCCATGGGGTATTGCATTTGCCAAGGATGGTGTGTGGGCCGTAACTGATGATTCCAACCATTGTGTATACATATTTGATAGCCAAGACCAACTGACAAGGAAATTAGGCTCCAGTGGTAATGGAAATGGCCTGTTTCATAATCCTCGGGGATTAGCATTTGATGCCAATAACCACTTGCATGTGGTTGATAGTAATAATCACAGAGTACAAAAGTTTGACATCAATGGTGGCTATTTACTACAGTTCGGCAATAAAGGATCAGGTGATGGTCAACTAAATGGCCCATTTGGTATCACAGTGTATAATAATAGAATATTTGTTGCTGAATATCATAACAATCGCATCTCAGTGTTCCACTGTGATGGTCGGTTTAGCAATGCTTTTGGGTCAAGTCAGTTGAACAAAGCCACAGATGTAGCTGTCACTAATAACAATCAGGTACTTGTTGTTGAGTGGGGTCATCACTGCATCTCCATCTTCACTCTTGATGGTAACTATGTCAACAAGATAAGTGCACAAGGTAGTGAAAAAGGTCAATTGTACTATCCATACAGTGTTACTACTGACTTGTATGATTTTATTCATGTAACTGAATATTCTAACAATCGCATATCAATCTTTGATAAAGATGGTGTCTTCATACACTGCTTTGGATCAGGTGGCACTAGTGCTGGGCAGTTTTCACACCCTCGAGGAATAGCCTATAATCCTAATGGTAGTGTGTATGTCTGTGACCAAGGGAACAAGAGGATTCAAATTTACTCTGATTGTTAA